Within Epilithonimonas zeae, the genomic segment ATACAGAGGTTAATATTTTCAATGCGAACGGATCTTTGGTAAAATCTATGACGACTTCTACTGATGCTAACTTTGAATTGAGTACTAAAGGTTTATATATCGTAAATCTTAAATCTCAGGCAGGTGAAAAATCTGTGAAAGTTTTAATCAGATAAGACTATTTCTACAGCATATAGAGAATCAATAAAAATTTAAATAAATTAAATTTTTCATTAATTAAAGTTTGATGAAACGTGTTTTTATCAAACTTTTTTTTGCCTCAATTAAAATAATTTTGATGTTTAAATTACTGTTAATCAATTATATGTGATTTAAATCAACTTTAATCTTCTCATCAATTCTTACATATTTTTATTTCTAATGAAAAGAATATTTTTAATACTCACATTTCTTACATCAACTATTATTACCCATCTAAACGCACAATGTCCTGTTTCCGGTTGGGCTTCTACAAATGGTGTTACCGGAGGCGGATCAGCAACTCCTACTGTTGTTACGACTTATGCAGAGTTAAGAGCTGCAGTAAACAGTACCTCGGTAAAAGTTATACACGTTTCGGGGCAAATTACTTTTCCTGCTGCCGGACGGTTGACGTTGAATAATCAAACCAACAAATCCATTTTAGGTTTATCCGGCGCTAGATTGATTTCTACGGATCTTACGGCTGGCGGTTCAGGAATTCTTACCCTGAAAAGCAGTTCCAATATTTTGATAAAGAATATCACGTTTGAAGGTCCTGGTGCTTATGATGTAGATGGAAATGATAATATGACCATTGATAACTGCACCAATGTTTGGGTGGATCACTGTACATTTCAGGATGCTTTGGATGGTAATCTTGATATCAAAAATGCTTCTGATCTAATTACTATAACATGGACAAAATTCGAATATCTGAAAGCTCCGATTCCTGGCGGTTCTGGTGGAAGTAATGATCACCGTTTCTCTAATCTTTTTGGCTCTGGTGATGATGCGACTCAAGATGAAGGAAAATTGAGAATTACGATGCAATATTGTTGGTGGGCCAATGGTGTAAGAGAAAGAATGCCAAGAGTACGTTACGGAAAAGTTCATCTTTTGAATAATTATTTTAATAGTTCTGTAAGTAATTACTGTATTTATGCAGGTTATAAAGCAGATTTGCTAATAGAAGGTAATTATTTTGAGGGCGTGAAAAATCCAATCCGTTTAGAAACCGGGAATTTCACTGCCGCTCAATCTGTTGATAATACATTTGTTGGGACATCGGGAACAGCAGTTGGTTCAGGAACAGCTTTTACGCCACCTTACTCGATTAACAAAATTGCATCTCAGGATGTGAAACAAACGGTTATGTCAGGTGCAGGCGCAGTTTTGTTACAACCAACCGATTGTGTTTTTTTAGCAACAAATGAAATCCATTCCAAGTCAAAATCTGAATTTCTACTTTTCCCAAATCCGGCTTCGGAACAGATTTCTTTAAAAGCTTTTTCTGAAAATAATCAGTTGGTAAAAATTAACGTGACAGATATTTCAGGAAAATCAGAAGGAACAATTTATCAGGGAAATATTAATAAAGGAAATAATACAATCCATTCAATTTCAATTAAAAAATTGAGTAAGGGAGTGAAGCTTTTTGAAGTGAAAACTGATAAAGGTTCTTACACCCAAAAAGTGATTGTAAAATAAATTAGAATCAAATACTACACTTACTATTAACTTTAACTACTCATGAAAAAAAGTCTAATCTTGCCAATTGTGCTGTTCAGTACAGCTACGATTTTCGGAATCGGAAAGAGCATTTCTTTTTTGTCAGATTCTATCAATGAAGTTTCAAAGCCATCTTTTTCCTCAATAAAGGAAATTGAGAGTAAAACAGAATCTTCAAAAAAATATTCAAAACTATTTGAAGCAACACCGGCTTCTGTCAACTGGCCTCTGATTGCAGATGTTACCACCAAATCTTTAGAAGGTAATCTGGAATCAGCAGTAAGTTATCCAACGACAATATTAAAAACGGAAGTCAATTATAAAGTTGATTTCACGGGTGATGGAACAACTGATAGTAATGTCGATTTCTACCAGTATACAGGAACCAACACCAATAGTTGGACGGGAACTGGAAGTACGACAGTTATCGACGAAACGAAATATGTTCAGTTTGAAGTTAACGCTACTAATAGCGGAACTTTTACCATCAATAGAGTAGAAGCTCAGGTTGGAGCTGGTGGAACTAGCAATATGTATTATCAGGCATTTTATAGTTTGAATGCAGATTTCTCGGACAGAGTTCAGATCAAAAGTGCGACTCAGTTAACACCTAGCGGAAAAGCGTTAACTCTGGATGTCACTCTTGCCACATCGGTTGTAATCTCTGGAAGTCAAAAATTTTATCTTCGATTCTATCCTTACATTGCTTCTGCAACTACAGGGAAACAATTTGCACTTAGAAATGTAAAAATATCCGGAACTATGGAAGGCTCTGTTGCTAATCCTGCGACAGTTTCTACAACAGCAATCTCATCTATTTCCACAACAACAGCAGTTACAGGAGGAACAATTTCCAGCAACGGCGGTGGCGCAATCACAGCAAGTGGTGTTGTTTACAGCACAAGTGAAAATCCAACGATCGCAGATTCTAAAACGACTGAAAATGCGACTTCAGGCTCGTATGTAAGTAATTTATCAGGATTGCTGCCAGAAACAACTTACTATGTTAAGGCTTACGCAACCAATTCTGCAGGAACATCGTACGGAAGTCAGGTTAGTTTTACAACATTATCCAATATTATTGCACCAACAGTAACAACAACTTCTCAATCCCAAGTTACCAATAAGTCTTTTGTGGTTTCTGGAAACGTTACAGACTGGGGCGGTGCCAATGTAACAGAAAGAGGAATCGTTTATTCAACAGCGGAGAATCCAACAATTAATAATGCCACAAAAGTTTCTACAGGAACAGGTCTTGGTGCTTTTTCATCTTATGCTTATGGTGTGATGCCTTCTACTTTATATTATGTTAGAACATTTGCAACCAATTCGGCTGGAACATCTTATGGTTCCCAAGCTACCGTTAATACAAAAGCTACAGAACCAGATGTTATCAAAACAATTGCTAAAGACGGTTCCGGAGATTATACAACTGTACAGGCAGCTTTTGATGCAGTACCGGATAATTACACAGGAAGATGGATTCTTCATATCAAACCTGGAACTTATACAGAAAGACCGACGCTTTTGTCTAGTAAAATTAATGTCTTTCTAGTTGGAGATAATGCGGATACAACTGTTATTACCAATAATATTTCTGCTGGAGACATCAACCCTGATACGGGAACTGCTTATGGAACTTCTCTGTCACAAACGATGGCGATTTTCGGAAGTGATTTTACAGCGTCCAAAATTACTGTTGCCAATACATTTGTTAACTCAACCGCTAATACTCAAATCAATTCATCTACTCAGGCTGTAGCGCTTAAAACGCAAGGCGATCGTCAGGCTTTTTATGATTGTAAGATTTTGGGTTATCAGGACACTTATTTAGGAAACAGTATTGGAAGAGCTTACTTTAAGAATTGTTATATCGAAGGAAATGTGGATTTCATATTTGGACGCCAAACGGTTGTCTTTGACCATTGTATAACTTATATCAATCGTAACAATAGTGTTGTAACAGCACCTTCTACAGAAGCAACTACGAAATACGGATTTGTTTTCCTGGATTGTAATTTGACTGTACCAGCAGCCGGAACAACTGACTTTAACGGAATAGTAATCAGCAATTTTCATTTCGGAAGAGCTTGGCAGAATATACCAAAATCAGCTTTCATCAGATGTGAAACACCTTCTATGCTGAATGTAACAGGTTGGACAACACCAATTAATGGGCCGCTTCCAGTAACATTCGTGGAATATGGAAATACCGGAGCTGGAGCAACGCCTGACAGATTAGCACAGAGAGCCAATGGTGGAGTAGTTTTAACTCAAACCGAATCTCAGGTTTACACTGTTTCTAACGTTTTCAAAAAAGATACAGATCCTTCATTCGTTTTCGATTGGATGCCGGAAGCTTCGGTTAATATAGACTTTGAAACTTTAGCAGTTAATGATATCAAAAACAGCAAGCTTTTAGTTTACCCAAATCCGTTTGCAGACCAAGTCACCATTGCATTTGATTTGAAATCTAATTCTGATGTTAGTATTAAAATTTATGATGTTAATGGAAGGGTTGTGAAAACAATCACAAGTAACGAAAAGAAAGGACTGAATAATTTAAAAATCGATACAAAAGATTTGAGAACCGGAATCTATTTTTACAATTTGAAAACCAATTCGGGAGAATCAACTGGTAAACTGATTAAAAAGTAAACAATTTAATTTTCATAATAAGAGCCGTCTTCATTTCGATGGGACGGCTTTTTATCTGCTATGAAATTACGAATTGTAAAACTGAAAAAAGAAATCAAAAGATTTTGATTCCGGAAGCAGTTGTGACGGGTATTATTTATATATTTACAACCAACCAAATATTCATCAAAAAGAATATATGACTAAGAAAAACACGACGATATATGACATTTCCAAAAAACTGAATGTAAGCGTAGCCACTGTTTCCAGAGCGCTAAACGACCATCCAAGAATTAGTCAGGAAACCAAGGAATTGGTAGCTGCTACAGCTAAGGAAATGAATTATAAACAGAACAATTTGGCAAAAGCCCTGCAAAGTGGAGAGACCAAAACTGTGGGTGTGATTGTGCCTTATATCAATACCAATTTTTTCTCATCCGTCATTAGAGGAATAGAGGAAGAGCTGTCTCCTCACGGCTATCGTGTGATTATTTGTCAAAGTCACGATGATGCTGCAATAGAAAAGAAACAGCTCAATACGTTGTTGCATACTCAGGTAGATTGTATTTTCATTTCGATATCAAGAAACACGACGGATATGGATTATGTGAGAAAAATCCTGAGCACAACCAATACACCAATTATTCTTTTTGATAGAAAAAAAGATATACCAGGCGTAAGTACAATCACGATTGATGACCACAAAGGGGCATATCAGGCAACAGAACATTTGATCAACCAAGGTTATAAAAATATTTGTCATTTCTCTGGAGATCAGAATCTGGAAATTTATCAGAATCGTTTGAATGGCTATATTGATGCTTTGAAAGATCATAATCTACCAGTATTGAAGGAAAATATTATCAATACAGGAAGTTCTATCGAAGAAGGAATCAGTGCTATGAAAAGTCTTTGGAAACGCAAAGTGAAACCGGATGCTATTTTCTCTGCCAGTGATTTTACAGCTTTAGGTGCATGCAAAGAAATCAAAAATCTTAAACTTAAAATCCCTCAGGATATTGGCGTAATTGGTTTCAGTAATGAGCCATTTACTCAATTTATGGAGTTATCAATAAGCTCTGTTGACCAAACACCTGTTTTGATGGGGAAAATCTCAGGAAATGTCTTTCTGGAAAGTATCAAAGACAATTCTTCCGGAATCAGTATCGAAAAAAAATTGGTTTTGACGCCAACGCTTCATATCAGACAATCATCCAGCAGAAAAAAATAAAAAAACTCCCGAATTTTGGGAGTTTTTTCTTTCTACTTTTTACTAAACTATCAAACTGTTAACGGTAATTGATTTTACCGCCTACTACTTTTTTCTCATTTTTCATCTGTGGTTTTCCATAAACATCTATTACACCGCCGGCTCTGGTTGTAGCATCTACAGATTTAGAAGCGTATACGGACGCGTTTCCGCCAGCGTTGGTTGTTATTTTTGTAATTTCTGTTTTCAGATTTTGTCCGTCATACTGTCCGCCAGTATTCACAACTACGGTTTGGGATTCCACATCGCCGGATAATTTTAAAATTCCGCCTGTGTTGACTTTTCCTTCAAGAACATCAGCGTCAATATTAAGATCAATCTGAGAACCTTCATTAGAAGTAACTTCTAATTTGGTAAATTTCACAGGGTCATTTGAAGTGATTCTTGCACCTTGACTGGCCTGGATTTGATTAATGTCTTTATAATAAAGAATAACTTTGACATCATCGCCTTGCAATAATTTGGTTGCTTTCATTTTCACTTTCAGTTCATTTCCTGAGCTAACCAATTCAACTTCATTGGCTTTTGTTCCACTTAATTCTGCTTTATAGGAAGTGGATGAAACCAATTCTACAGGTATTTTATCAAAGACTTTGAGTGATGTGAACGCCGCTACATCTTTTGTCTGCGCAAATGAAAACTGAGAAATCAGAAATACAGATGCTGCAACAATTATACTTTTCATTATTAATTTAAATTTCGTTGTGATCAACAAATTTAAAACCACTTTATGTTAGAATATGTTAAATTTCATTCTGCAATTACCGTTGTGTGATTTAATAATCTTATTTTTATTCATTATGAGAAAAGCTTTATTCTTATTGGTATTTATTTTTCTAATGTCTTGTCAGTCTGTCAGGAAAAACAACTTGTTACTAGAGAAAAAAATACCGGTTTCTGAACTTAAAAAAGATATTGATTTCACTTATAATAAACTGAAAAAATTCCATCCGGAACTCTATTGGTATATTTCTAAAGAAGATTTGGATTATAAATTCGATAGTCTGAAAACCAGTCTTAAAAAACCAATGACACCTAACGAATTTTATTTCCAACTGTCACCTGTCATCGCAAGCATTAATGAAGGTCATCTCCGACTGAGAGCGCTTTCCAGAAGGTATACAAAGGCAGAACAAAAAGCCTTTAAAAATAAACGTCCTCTCTTTTCTTTGATGGATTATCAAGTAGTGGATGATAGACTTTTTATTAAAGAAAATAAAGAGAACATCAAGGATATAAAAGTTGGGACAGAGATCTTGAAAATCAATGGAGAAGATGTATCAGCTCTGATTAAAAAATACAGAAAGCTCATCAGTTCCGATGGTAAGAATAAGACCTATCAAAAATATTTTCTTAATCTGGCTTTTCTGAATTATTATACTTTGGAGAAAGGCTATCTGGACAGTGTTGCTTTGCAGACCAAATACGATAATAAGATTGCAGATATTTCTATCAAAAGACAGAGTAAAACCGATAAAGAACTTGTTACCGATAAAGTACAACCAAAGGTAACCGCCGAACAAAAAGTTCAGGATTATGATATTAATTCCAAAACTTATAACAGAAGCTTTAAATTCATAAAAGCTGACAGCAGTGTTGCTTACATCAAAGTGAAAACTTTTTCTTCAACTTTGGCCAGCAAGTTTTATAAAGAGACTTTCGAAAAGATAAAACATAGCAAAGCAGATTATCTGATTTTGGATATCAGGGATAACCTTGGAGGATCGCTTTCGGAAATCAATACGCTCTATTCTTATCTTACGGATAAAGAATTTGTATTGGTGAAAACACCGGAAATGACTTCTAAAACGTCCAGTATGCATCAGAATTACTTCAGAGGTAAGACTTTTTTTTCAAAGATTTATATTGCTGTGACTTATCCATTCTTTTTGGCTGGCAATTATTTTATGTCTTCTAAAAAAGATGAAAAGTATTACTTCCGAGAGTTCGCCTCTAAACCTACCAAACCAAAGCACAATGCGTTTAAGGGTAAAATTTACGTCCTGGTAAATGGTGCCAGTTTTTCAGCGTCATCAGTGATTTCGGCAAAATTGAAATACGAAAAAAGAGCCACCATCGTAGGCGAAGAAACAGGCGGTGCCAACGACGGAACCGTTGCCGGCGTAAG encodes:
- a CDS encoding polysaccharide lyase family 1 protein, whose translation is MKRIFLILTFLTSTIITHLNAQCPVSGWASTNGVTGGGSATPTVVTTYAELRAAVNSTSVKVIHVSGQITFPAAGRLTLNNQTNKSILGLSGARLISTDLTAGGSGILTLKSSSNILIKNITFEGPGAYDVDGNDNMTIDNCTNVWVDHCTFQDALDGNLDIKNASDLITITWTKFEYLKAPIPGGSGGSNDHRFSNLFGSGDDATQDEGKLRITMQYCWWANGVRERMPRVRYGKVHLLNNYFNSSVSNYCIYAGYKADLLIEGNYFEGVKNPIRLETGNFTAAQSVDNTFVGTSGTAVGSGTAFTPPYSINKIASQDVKQTVMSGAGAVLLQPTDCVFLATNEIHSKSKSEFLLFPNPASEQISLKAFSENNQLVKINVTDISGKSEGTIYQGNINKGNNTIHSISIKKLSKGVKLFEVKTDKGSYTQKVIVK
- a CDS encoding pectinesterase family protein, which codes for MKKSLILPIVLFSTATIFGIGKSISFLSDSINEVSKPSFSSIKEIESKTESSKKYSKLFEATPASVNWPLIADVTTKSLEGNLESAVSYPTTILKTEVNYKVDFTGDGTTDSNVDFYQYTGTNTNSWTGTGSTTVIDETKYVQFEVNATNSGTFTINRVEAQVGAGGTSNMYYQAFYSLNADFSDRVQIKSATQLTPSGKALTLDVTLATSVVISGSQKFYLRFYPYIASATTGKQFALRNVKISGTMEGSVANPATVSTTAISSISTTTAVTGGTISSNGGGAITASGVVYSTSENPTIADSKTTENATSGSYVSNLSGLLPETTYYVKAYATNSAGTSYGSQVSFTTLSNIIAPTVTTTSQSQVTNKSFVVSGNVTDWGGANVTERGIVYSTAENPTINNATKVSTGTGLGAFSSYAYGVMPSTLYYVRTFATNSAGTSYGSQATVNTKATEPDVIKTIAKDGSGDYTTVQAAFDAVPDNYTGRWILHIKPGTYTERPTLLSSKINVFLVGDNADTTVITNNISAGDINPDTGTAYGTSLSQTMAIFGSDFTASKITVANTFVNSTANTQINSSTQAVALKTQGDRQAFYDCKILGYQDTYLGNSIGRAYFKNCYIEGNVDFIFGRQTVVFDHCITYINRNNSVVTAPSTEATTKYGFVFLDCNLTVPAAGTTDFNGIVISNFHFGRAWQNIPKSAFIRCETPSMLNVTGWTTPINGPLPVTFVEYGNTGAGATPDRLAQRANGGVVLTQTESQVYTVSNVFKKDTDPSFVFDWMPEASVNIDFETLAVNDIKNSKLLVYPNPFADQVTIAFDLKSNSDVSIKIYDVNGRVVKTITSNEKKGLNNLKIDTKDLRTGIYFYNLKTNSGESTGKLIKK
- a CDS encoding LacI family DNA-binding transcriptional regulator, which produces MTKKNTTIYDISKKLNVSVATVSRALNDHPRISQETKELVAATAKEMNYKQNNLAKALQSGETKTVGVIVPYINTNFFSSVIRGIEEELSPHGYRVIICQSHDDAAIEKKQLNTLLHTQVDCIFISISRNTTDMDYVRKILSTTNTPIILFDRKKDIPGVSTITIDDHKGAYQATEHLINQGYKNICHFSGDQNLEIYQNRLNGYIDALKDHNLPVLKENIINTGSSIEEGISAMKSLWKRKVKPDAIFSASDFTALGACKEIKNLKLKIPQDIGVIGFSNEPFTQFMELSISSVDQTPVLMGKISGNVFLESIKDNSSGISIEKKLVLTPTLHIRQSSSRKK
- a CDS encoding head GIN domain-containing protein, which translates into the protein MKSIIVAASVFLISQFSFAQTKDVAAFTSLKVFDKIPVELVSSTSYKAELSGTKANEVELVSSGNELKVKMKATKLLQGDDVKVILYYKDINQIQASQGARITSNDPVKFTKLEVTSNEGSQIDLNIDADVLEGKVNTGGILKLSGDVESQTVVVNTGGQYDGQNLKTEITKITTNAGGNASVYASKSVDATTRAGGVIDVYGKPQMKNEKKVVGGKINYR
- a CDS encoding S41 family peptidase translates to MRKALFLLVFIFLMSCQSVRKNNLLLEKKIPVSELKKDIDFTYNKLKKFHPELYWYISKEDLDYKFDSLKTSLKKPMTPNEFYFQLSPVIASINEGHLRLRALSRRYTKAEQKAFKNKRPLFSLMDYQVVDDRLFIKENKENIKDIKVGTEILKINGEDVSALIKKYRKLISSDGKNKTYQKYFLNLAFLNYYTLEKGYLDSVALQTKYDNKIADISIKRQSKTDKELVTDKVQPKVTAEQKVQDYDINSKTYNRSFKFIKADSSVAYIKVKTFSSTLASKFYKETFEKIKHSKADYLILDIRDNLGGSLSEINTLYSYLTDKEFVLVKTPEMTSKTSSMHQNYFRGKTFFSKIYIAVTYPFFLAGNYFMSSKKDEKYYFREFASKPTKPKHNAFKGKIYVLVNGASFSASSVISAKLKYEKRATIVGEETGGANDGTVAGVSNTVILPHSKLALPIGLLLIRPNIEFDNQHRGVIPNVEIDPDFGNLSDTEDKTMKWVMDDIDFRTSITGTTK